GCCGAACACGTCGAGGCCGTCGACCGCTGGATCGTCACCGGCGCCGGAGAGAACATCTGGGCCGGGACCAACGAGTTTCACTTCCTCTACGGCACGACGACGCCGGTGCGGATTCAGGCCCGGATCCGCGACCTGGACGCCGTCGACGAGTACAGCAAGACCGGCGTGACGATCCGCGGCGGCCTCACCGAGGACGCCCCGTTCGGGTTCGTCGGCCTGACCGGCGGCCACGGCACGGAACTGGCCTGGCGCGAGACCGCGACGGGACCCACCGAGACCCGGCAGTTCGAGGAGCCCGAGTCGACCTACGAGTGGTACCGGATCGAGTGCGTCGACGGGACGGTCACCTGCTCGGTCTCCCGGGACGGCGACGAGTGGAGGGCCATCGACCAGCGGACCCTCCCGTTCGACGGCGAGGTGTACGTGGGACTCGCCGTCTGCAGCCACGACGAACACGTCCACAGCGTCGCCGAGTTCGAGGCCGTCAGCGCCTACCAGCTCAACGAGCGGTGATGGCAGCGTCCACGTGGTCGACGAGCGGTGACGACGGCGCCTATTCCCCGTCGACTCTGATGCTCGCGGCCACGCCCTGCCCCAGCGGCAGCAGGCCCGTCTCGAAGGCGGGGTCGTCGCGCACCGTCGCCAGGTAGTCGGCGACGCCGCGGCTCCCCTCGCTGGCGTCGACGGCCTCGCCCGCCAGCAGGGCCCGGACGTCCTCGAAGTCCAGCGACCCGGCCTCGACGGCGTTGTCGGCGACGACCACGCCGCCCTCGGAGACCTTCGGGCGGACCGCCTCGAAGGCCTCCCGGTAGCGGTCCTTCTCGTTGTCGATCAGCACCAGGTCGAACGGGCCCTCGTAGTCGGCGACCGTCTCGATCGCGTCGCCGTGCTCGAAGCGGGCGCGGTCGGCGTAGCCGCCCCGCTCCAGGTTCTCGCGGGCGTCGGCCAGTTCGTCCTCGTCGATCTCGGTGAGGACGATCTCGCCGTCAGCGGGCAGCGCCGGCGCCGTCCAGTAGGCCGAGTAGCCGTAGCCGGAGCCGAACTCGAAGACCCGCTCGGCGTCGACGGCGCGGGCGAGCAGCCGGAGCCACCCGCCGACCGCGGGCCCGACCGTCGGGAACCCCTCGCTGTCGGCGCGGGCGTCCATCTCCGCGATCACATCGTCGCGGTCCGGCGCGAGCGTCCGTGCGAACTCCTCTGTGACGTCCGGGAGCGGATCTTCGTCCATGCCGGGCGGTCCACGTCGCACGGGATAAATCCCCTCCCCGAATCACGGCGGCGACGGGAACGGTCGGGGTCAGAGGGCGTCCACGAGGCGTCGAACCCGGTCCTCGTCGACCGGGTTCGCGACCTCCCCGTCCCGCTTGAACGCCGTCCCAACGATGGCCCCGTCGGCGACGTCCAGCAGGTCCGGGGCGTTCTCGGCCGTGACGCCGCTCCCGACGAGGACGGGCACGTCCGGATCCACGTCGTCGCGGACGCCGACCACGGCGGCGAGTTCGTCCGCGTCTGCGGACGACCCCGTCGCCG
This genomic interval from Halomicrobium urmianum contains the following:
- a CDS encoding O-methyltransferase, coding for MDEDPLPDVTEEFARTLAPDRDDVIAEMDARADSEGFPTVGPAVGGWLRLLARAVDAERVFEFGSGYGYSAYWTAPALPADGEIVLTEIDEDELADARENLERGGYADRARFEHGDAIETVADYEGPFDLVLIDNEKDRYREAFEAVRPKVSEGGVVVADNAVEAGSLDFEDVRALLAGEAVDASEGSRGVADYLATVRDDPAFETGLLPLGQGVAASIRVDGE